In Chryseobacterium oryzae, the genomic stretch AAATACTTAAATTTTTTGTCTTTTAAACTATTTAATTTATTTTTGCCTAAACTATAAATAATGAAAAAAACAAGATTTCTATTCGTTGCCATCATCACGTTGGCTTTTCAGTTAGTAAGTGCTCAGAAAGAAGCAAAACCCGCAAGAGAGGTTTTCGATCTCTATTTTAATTCTTGGGTTAAAAATGATGCAACAGCACAAAAAGCACTTAACGATTACCAAAGACCCACTGTTGAGGGACAAGATATGTATCAGTTCGATCCCAGCCTAATGTCTGAAAATGATAACGCTATGGTTGATAATTTTTTGTCTATGTTTTCTAAAGCCACTGCATCTGCCAATAAAGCTGAAACAAAAGCTTATTTTGATGCAATGCTGCATAATTTCAGAAATCCAGTGTACAAATTGAAATCTGTAAAGATGGTGGATAATGAATACGTCGAAAACCAAAAAATTGCTCACTATGTTTATGATGTAACTTTCAAAGTTCCGGAGCAATTAAATGATGAAGAAAAAAAACAGTTCGATTTTAAAAATCCAAAAACCGTTAAACCAGAATTATTAAAGAAGCTTTTGGTAACAATGACTGATAAACTAAAAAATGCTTCCCGTACGATTACTACAGAACAAGAGTTTGATCTTTATGCAGGTGAACAAGATGGTAAAACCTATTATTACAATGGAGATCCGTCCGCATTGGTAACGAATCTTACAGACTTTTATTTCGACAATGTTAATATCTCAGGACAGCAATAGTTATTTCTTCATGAAGTTACTAAGATAAAAAAAGCCTTGTACAATTTTGTGCAAGGCTTTTTTATTATTTTAAATTGCTTTTTTATCCGTTAGTTCGGCTTCAAAAACATCGGTAAAATGTTTTTTAATTTTAGTTTTAATGCTTTCCATTTCTTCAGCACTAAGCTCTCTTTCCAATTCTCTTTTTAGAGAAGTTACCTGTTTATCTTTAATTCCACAAGGGATAATGTATTCGAAGTAACGCATATCTGTATTTACATTCAGGGCAAAACCATGTAATGTTACCCAACGGGAAGCTTTTACCCCCATTGCACAGATTTTTCTCGCGTAAGGTTTTCCAACATCCAGCCAAACACCGGTTTCTCCTTCGGATCTTTCTCCTTTCAATCCGAATTCTGCGATGGTACGAATAATAACTTCTTCCAAATTCCTCATATACTTATGGATGTCTGTGAAGAAATTTTCAAGATCCAGAATAGGGTAGCCTACAATTTGTCCGTATCCGTGGTAAGTAATATCTCCGCCTCGGTTTACTTTTACAAATGTTGCATCAATTTCCTTTAGTTTATCTATTCCTGCGAGCATATTTTCTTCGTGTCCACTTTTTCCTAAAGTATAAACATGCGGATGTTCTACCAAAAGAAAATGATTGGGAGTTATGATGTGATCCTCTTCAGGAAGATCGCGGTTTTTTATTTTAAGATCGATAATATTTTTCATCAGCGACTCCTGATAATCCCAGGATGACTGATATTCTCTTGTTCCTAAATCTTCAAATTCTACTATTTTATTTTGATGTGTGTTCATAAGCGATTTCGATAGTACAAATTTAGCGTTTTTTAACCGTTCTTAAATTCATTAATATCATTAAGTAGTATTTATCTAAAGTGTAGATTCTCAAATGTATAATTCATAAATATTTTGATGAATCAATCTAAAAGAAAATTACGGATGATGGTTTTTCCCTGTGGAGTCAGGATGCTTTCCGGGTGAAACTGTACCCCAAAAACAGGATATTCTCTATGCTGAAGTGCCATAATCATCCCATTTTCGTCATCGGCAGTTATTTCCAGCTCTTGGGGGAAATTTTCTCGGTTTACTACCCAACTGTGATATCTTCCGGCTTCAAATTTATCAGGGATATTTCTGAAAAGTTGAGAATCTTTCTTTAAAATATGGGTAGGAGTAGAGACACCGTGAAAAATTTGGCTAAGGTTCATTAAACTTCCACCAAATGCTTCAGCAATTGCCTGTTGACCTAAGCAAACCCCTAAAATACTTTTTTTAGAAGCATATTTTTTTATCAGTTCCAGCAAAATTCCGGCTTCGGAGGGGATTCCGGGACCGGGAGAAAGAATGATTTTATCAAATTCCTCAATTTCCGGGAGTTGTATGGAGTCATTTTTGGCAACCGTAACAGTTTTACCCACAATCTGTTCCACCATCTGAACAAGATTATAGGTAAAGCTGTCGTAATTGTCTAGAACTAAAATTTTCATCGTTCAATTTGGATGCGAATTTATAAAATAGCAATCAATTTTTTATATACTATTTTGCAACGTTATTCTTCTACATTTTTCAGTCCCATCAAAAGGTTATAGGCACCTTTCGTAACAAATTTTTGGTTCATTAGATTAGGATTTAGCATAAAAATTTCTGTTCTTCCATTTTCAGAATTACCAATTTTCACCTCTGTCATTTTGTAAGTTTTTGGCTTAATCTGTTGGAAAATATATTGTTTGCTTTCCCAGGTAATAACTGCATCATCAGGAACGGTATTGCCAGTTTCACTATGGGTTTCTATTTCTGCATTCATGTACGTTCCGGGGATTAGATTTTTATCATAATCTATAAAATGACAATGTATGATAACGCTTCTGTCCGGCTGAAAATCTTTACCGATTAGAATAATTTTAGCAGCGTATTTCTTGTCGGGATTCTGATTGGTGTAGGCATAAACCATTTGTCCTACAGAAATTTTGTTCAGATCTTTCTCAAAAACCGTAAGAGCCAAGTGAACATCGTCGGTATTTACGATTTCGAAAAGTTTATCCGTAGGCGAAACATATTGCCCGATTTTCACGTTTACACTGGAAATATAACCCGAAACCGGCGAAGAAACAGAAATACTTCTTCTGATATTTCCGGCATTTAGATTTTCGGGATTAATGCCCATTGTTCTTAGTTTTTCTGCCATTCCCCGCATCATAATATTCTGGTTTTGAGCTTCTGTTTGAGCTTGCTGCATTACTTTATCGGAGGAAGCTTTACTCTTGTTAAGGTCGCTTTGTCTGCTGTAATCTTTTTTAGCATAGCTCAAATTAGATTTTGCCAAAAGATAATCCTGTTGTAGTTGCACAATTTGTGGATCTTCTAAAATTGCAAGAGTTTGTCCTTTATTTACATGCATTCCGGGCATAAATTTGGTGAATTTTACATAGCCTCCGCTTGGTGAAGAAACACTTGCCAGATTCTGTGGAGGTACATCTACCGTTCCGTTGATGGTAATTTTTGCCGAGATTTCTTCTTTACCTAAAATTCCGGTTTCTATTCCAGCATTTTTCATCTGAGCATCATTTAAAGTAATCTGGTTTTCGGCAGCTACAGTTTCGAATTTTTCTTTTTTTACCTCTTCCTTTCCACAAGAAAAGATGAGAAATAGGGTTGATAATAAGAATATATTTTTCATTGTAATCTTAAATTTTTTTAAAGACAGTTTTATTTTATTCAGTTGCTAATGCATTCAGTTCAATAATTTTATCATTCAGATCTTTCAATCTGTCGATGTATTTGTTTTGAATTTCGAATGACTGATTAACTAAAATTGTCCATTCCAGATAATTAATTTCTCCGTTGTAATATTGGTCATTGGCAGTTTTCAAAATAGTTTCACTGTTCTGAAGTCCTGTTTTTTGATAGTAAGCGATTTCTGTATTGATTTTTTGATATTGTCCGAAAGTTTGTGTATACTGATTTTTAAGATTTATCAAACCGAACTGATAATTGTTTTCTGCTATTTGCTGATTGACTTTTTGTGCTTCAATCACCGATTTCTGTGCAGAATTGAAAATGGGTACTCCAATCCCAATCATTCCCGAATGAAATCTTGCAGAACGTTCGTAGAATTTATTGTCTGCACCATTTCCGTACATGCTCATATTGTTGTAAGCAATGTTGAATGTAGGGCTCAGTTTTGCTTTCTCGGTTCTCAGTTTTGCATTTTGGATGTTTTTTTCCTGTTCAAGCTGTTTTAGAACAATGGGGTTTCCCTGAAAGTCAGAATTCAATAAGTTAAAATTCAAGCTGGAATATTTTAACGGTTCATTTTCATAAAGATTTCCGTCATTAATCAGAAAACTCAGCTTTTGAATAGCAATTTCCCGGTCTTTTTCTAAAGCATTCAACTGTATTTCTGCCTGACTTCTCAAATTTTCGGCGGTAGCTTTTTCCAATACGTTACTTTCTCCCTTTTTTAGGCGTAAATCTGCTCTTTTGAAATATTGCGTAAAAATATTTTCAACTTTTTTAAGGAGTTCTCTTTTTTCTGTAAAATAACTCAGTTCATTATAAACCAATGAAATTTCTCTTTTAAGCTGCCATTTTTGAAGGTCTAAATTAATTACAGAACTTTTCCATTCTTCTAGCAATAAATTTTTCTGTGCATTGTAAAATTTTGGTAGACGGATGCTTTGGCTTACAGAGAATTTGTTATCCATGTAAAATGAATTCATCTGTCCTACTTCCGCCGAAATATTTAGCGGATCAATTACTATGGCAGATTTTTTCATTTTTTCCTGATAAGTAATTTGCAATGTACCGCTTTTAAGATTCAAATTATTCTTGAAAGCCTTATCTATAGCAGTTTCTAATGATACTGGAGTTTGGCAGACTGCGTTTCCGAAGATCAGCAGTATTATTATTTTTAAAAATTTATTGTTCATATTTTAGGTTTTGCTCAAGGCAAAATGTTTTAATTAAGGTTGGAATTTTAAATTTTTGGTTCATTTGTTTCTGCCAGTTTTCTTTTTTTAGCAGGAAAATATCTTTCAAACCAAATGTACATTATGGGTAAAAGGTACAAGGTGAGGAAAGTTGCCAAGAGAAGTCCGCCAATTACCACAGTTGCCAAAGGTCTTTGTACTTCTGCACCTTCACCATTGCTGAGTGCCATTGGTAAAAAACCGAGAGAAGCAACAAAGGCAGTCATTAAAACAGGTCTTAGTCTGGTTTTTCCACCAATTTTTACAACATCGTTCAAATCCGAATGTTTTTCTTTTTGGCGGTTAAATTCTGCAATCAGAACTATTCCGTTAAGCACTGCTACACCGAAAAGAGCAATAAAACCAACTCCGGCAGAAATACTGAAATTCATATCTCTTAACCAAAGAGAAAATATTCCTCCGATTGCCGAAAGCGGAATGGCAGAAAAAATTAATAAACCGTATTTAATGGATCTGAAAGAAAAATACAACATCAGTAAAATTAAAAGTAAACTAACAGGAACGGCTATTGCAAGACGGGATTTAGCTTGCTGAAGATTTTCGAATGTTCCACCATATTTAATAGAATAACCCGCAGGAAGTTTCAGTTCTTTTTCAACACCTTTCTGTAAATCTTCTACGGTAGACTGTATGTCTCTGTTTTTTACATTAAAGCCTACAATAATTCTCCTTTGTGCATTTTCCCTCTGAATTTGATTGACACTTTCTTTAAGCTGAACATCTGCAACACTGCTTAATGGTATTTCTATTCCTGTTGAGGTCGGAATGAGAAGATTATTAACATCTTCAACATTTTTTCTTTGATTTCCGTCTAGCCGAACTACCAAATCAAACTTTTTTTCGCCTTCGAAAACAGAACCTGTGGACTGACCAGCAAATGCAGTATTTACAATATTATTAACATCATTTACGCTTAAACCAAACTGAGACATTGCTTCTCTTTTGTAAGAAATAACAATTTGAGGCAATCCGGAGATAGGTTCTACATAAATATTTTGTGCTCCGTTGATTTTTTTAGATATTGCTCCCAATTTTTCTGCATATATCTTTAACGTATCCAGATTTTCTCCGAAAATTTTGCAGACAACATCTTGTCTTGCTCCTGTCATAAGCTCATTGAAACGCATTGCCACAGGATATTGAAAAGAGTAGGTTACCCCAAGCATATTTTTCTTGAGTTCTGCAGACATTTTTTCTGAAAGTTCATCGTAAGATTTGGCAGAAGTCCATTCGGATCTTGGCTTTAGAATTACCATCATATCGCTTGCATCAATGGGCATAGGATCGGTAGGGATTTCAGAGCTTCCGGTTTTCCCTACTATTTCTTCAATTTCAGGAAATTTTTTAAGCAAAATCTGTTGAGATTTTAATACTGCTTCCGTGGTTGTTTTCAGATTGCTTCCAGGTAAAACCCGTGTTTCTACTGCAAAATCTCCTTCCGGAAGACTTGGGATAAATTCTCCGCCTAATCTAGATATTACGAAAATGGCAATAAAAAATATACCTACTACACTAAAAAAGATAAGATTAGGAATTCTCAGAATTTTATGAAGACTTGCATGGTAGTATGCTTCTGCTTTTTCCATCATCCGGTCTGAAAAATTCTTTTTATGACTGCTTTTTTTCGATAAAAACAGAGAACTCATCATCGGTACGTATGTTAAAGAAAGAATAAATGCTCCTAAAAGCGCAAATATAACGGTCTGAGCCATAGGTTTAAACATCTTTCCTTCAATTCCCTGAAGCGTAAGAATCGGAAGGTAAACAACCAGAATGATGATTTGCCCAAAAACCGCAGAATTCATCATTTTACTTGCCGAATTGTAGACTTCATTATCCATAAAAGATTGAGAAAACTTCTTATTATGAATATTTTTAAGATGATGAAGACGGTGTAATACAGCTTCTACAATAATAACGGCTCCATCCACAATCAATCCGAAATCTAATGCTCCTAAACTCATCAAGTTCCCGGAAACTCCAAAAATATTCATCATGATAATTGCAAACAGCATAGAAAGCGGGATGATGGAAGCAACTAAAATCCCTGCACGGAAGTTTCCAAGAAATAAAACCAGTACGAATACCACGATTAATGCACCCTCAATTAAGTTTTTTTCCACAGTACCAATGGCATTGTTAACCATTTTAGTCCGGTCTAAGAATGCATCTATTTTTACTCCTTCAGGTAAAGTTTGCTGTATTTCGTCTATTTTGGTTTTTACTTTTTTGATGACGTCGTTAGAATTGGCACCCTTCATCATCATTACCACGGCACCGGCAACTTCACCTTTTCCGTTGTATGTCATGGCACCATATCTTATGGCCTTTCCGTATTGTACTTTTGCTAAGTTTTTAATGAGAATAGGGGTTCCGTCTGGTAAATTTTTTACAACAGTATTTTCGATGTCGGGAATTTTCCCCATTAATCCTTCGGTTCTAATAAATAATACACTTGGTCCTTTCTCGATATATGCACCTCCTGTATTTTGATTGTTCTTTTGAAGAGCATCAAAAACCTCCGACATGGTTACGCCCATAGATTTTAGCTGAGCAGGATTAATTGCTAC encodes the following:
- a CDS encoding anthranilate synthase component II, whose translation is MKILVLDNYDSFTYNLVQMVEQIVGKTVTVAKNDSIQLPEIEEFDKIILSPGPGIPSEAGILLELIKKYASKKSILGVCLGQQAIAEAFGGSLMNLSQIFHGVSTPTHILKKDSQLFRNIPDKFEAGRYHSWVVNRENFPQELEITADDENGMIMALQHREYPVFGVQFHPESILTPQGKTIIRNFLLD
- a CDS encoding efflux RND transporter periplasmic adaptor subunit, whose translation is MKNIFLLSTLFLIFSCGKEEVKKEKFETVAAENQITLNDAQMKNAGIETGILGKEEISAKITINGTVDVPPQNLASVSSPSGGYVKFTKFMPGMHVNKGQTLAILEDPQIVQLQQDYLLAKSNLSYAKKDYSRQSDLNKSKASSDKVMQQAQTEAQNQNIMMRGMAEKLRTMGINPENLNAGNIRRSISVSSPVSGYISSVNVKIGQYVSPTDKLFEIVNTDDVHLALTVFEKDLNKISVGQMVYAYTNQNPDKKYAAKIILIGKDFQPDRSVIIHCHFIDYDKNLIPGTYMNAEIETHSETGNTVPDDAVITWESKQYIFQQIKPKTYKMTEVKIGNSENGRTEIFMLNPNLMNQKFVTKGAYNLLMGLKNVEE
- a CDS encoding TolC family protein, with the protein product MNNKFLKIIILLIFGNAVCQTPVSLETAIDKAFKNNLNLKSGTLQITYQEKMKKSAIVIDPLNISAEVGQMNSFYMDNKFSVSQSIRLPKFYNAQKNLLLEEWKSSVINLDLQKWQLKREISLVYNELSYFTEKRELLKKVENIFTQYFKRADLRLKKGESNVLEKATAENLRSQAEIQLNALEKDREIAIQKLSFLINDGNLYENEPLKYSSLNFNLLNSDFQGNPIVLKQLEQEKNIQNAKLRTEKAKLSPTFNIAYNNMSMYGNGADNKFYERSARFHSGMIGIGVPIFNSAQKSVIEAQKVNQQIAENNYQFGLINLKNQYTQTFGQYQKINTEIAYYQKTGLQNSETILKTANDQYYNGEINYLEWTILVNQSFEIQNKYIDRLKDLNDKIIELNALATE
- a CDS encoding efflux RND transporter permease subunit — protein: MTLGLIVYGIFDLRKLPIDAVPDITDNQVQIITVSPSLGAPDVERFITFPLEQANYNIQGIKQMRSFSRFGLSVITIVFHDDVDLYLARQQVSERLQQVSKDIPQSLGTPFMAPISTGLGEIYQYTIRPKAGYEHRYNSMQLRTIQDWIVRRQLLGTEGVADVASFGGDLKQYEVAINPAQLKSMGVTMSEVFDALQKNNQNTGGAYIEKGPSVLFIRTEGLMGKIPDIENTVVKNLPDGTPILIKNLAKVQYGKAIRYGAMTYNGKGEVAGAVVMMMKGANSNDVIKKVKTKIDEIQQTLPEGVKIDAFLDRTKMVNNAIGTVEKNLIEGALIVVFVLVLFLGNFRAGILVASIIPLSMLFAIIMMNIFGVSGNLMSLGALDFGLIVDGAVIIVEAVLHRLHHLKNIHNKKFSQSFMDNEVYNSASKMMNSAVFGQIIILVVYLPILTLQGIEGKMFKPMAQTVIFALLGAFILSLTYVPMMSSLFLSKKSSHKKNFSDRMMEKAEAYYHASLHKILRIPNLIFFSVVGIFFIAIFVISRLGGEFIPSLPEGDFAVETRVLPGSNLKTTTEAVLKSQQILLKKFPEIEEIVGKTGSSEIPTDPMPIDASDMMVILKPRSEWTSAKSYDELSEKMSAELKKNMLGVTYSFQYPVAMRFNELMTGARQDVVCKIFGENLDTLKIYAEKLGAISKKINGAQNIYVEPISGLPQIVISYKREAMSQFGLSVNDVNNIVNTAFAGQSTGSVFEGEKKFDLVVRLDGNQRKNVEDVNNLLIPTSTGIEIPLSSVADVQLKESVNQIQRENAQRRIIVGFNVKNRDIQSTVEDLQKGVEKELKLPAGYSIKYGGTFENLQQAKSRLAIAVPVSLLLILLMLYFSFRSIKYGLLIFSAIPLSAIGGIFSLWLRDMNFSISAGVGFIALFGVAVLNGIVLIAEFNRQKEKHSDLNDVVKIGGKTRLRPVLMTAFVASLGFLPMALSNGEGAEVQRPLATVVIGGLLLATFLTLYLLPIMYIWFERYFPAKKRKLAETNEPKI
- the lipB gene encoding lipoyl(octanoyl) transferase LipB, which encodes MNTHQNKIVEFEDLGTREYQSSWDYQESLMKNIIDLKIKNRDLPEEDHIITPNHFLLVEHPHVYTLGKSGHEENMLAGIDKLKEIDATFVKVNRGGDITYHGYGQIVGYPILDLENFFTDIHKYMRNLEEVIIRTIAEFGLKGERSEGETGVWLDVGKPYARKICAMGVKASRWVTLHGFALNVNTDMRYFEYIIPCGIKDKQVTSLKRELERELSAEEMESIKTKIKKHFTDVFEAELTDKKAI